A DNA window from bacterium contains the following coding sequences:
- a CDS encoding NADP-dependent isocitrate dehydrogenase — translation MARIKVKNPIVEMDGDEMTRIMWHWIRERLILPYLDLDLKYYDLSIQKRDETEDRITVDAANAVREYGVGVKCATITPDEARVKEFTLKQMWRSPNGTIRNILDGTIFREPIICRNVPRIVPQWDKPVVVARHGFGDQYRAQDFRFPGPGTLTVSWTPAAGAAPIAREIIKADGPGVVLGMFNLDSSIRGFAHACFNYALDRGYPVYLSTKNTILKAYDGRFKDIFQEVFDAEFRARFEAAGLTYEHRLIDDMVAASLKWTGGYLWACKNYDGDVQSDTVAQGYGSLGLMTSVLTSPDGKAVEAEAAHGTVTRHYRLHQQGKPTSTNPIASIYAWTRGLQYRGRMDETPAVMDFALSLERVCVETVESGKMTKDLAILIGPNEPFLTTEAFMDEIDKGLKRRVV, via the coding sequence ATGGCCAGGATCAAGGTGAAAAATCCGATCGTGGAGATGGACGGCGACGAGATGACGCGGATCATGTGGCACTGGATCCGCGAGCGGCTCATCCTGCCCTACCTCGACCTCGACCTAAAGTACTACGATCTCTCGATCCAGAAACGCGACGAGACCGAGGACCGCATCACGGTCGACGCCGCGAACGCGGTGCGCGAGTACGGCGTCGGCGTAAAGTGCGCCACGATCACCCCGGACGAGGCGCGCGTCAAAGAGTTCACGCTCAAACAGATGTGGCGCAGCCCGAACGGCACCATCCGCAACATCCTCGACGGCACGATCTTCCGCGAGCCGATCATCTGCCGCAACGTGCCGCGAATCGTCCCGCAGTGGGACAAGCCGGTCGTGGTGGCCCGCCACGGCTTCGGCGACCAGTACCGGGCGCAAGATTTCCGGTTTCCGGGTCCGGGCACGCTCACGGTGTCGTGGACGCCCGCGGCCGGCGCGGCGCCGATCGCACGCGAGATCATCAAAGCCGACGGGCCCGGCGTCGTGCTCGGCATGTTCAACCTCGACAGCTCGATCCGCGGCTTCGCGCACGCGTGCTTCAACTACGCGCTCGACCGCGGGTACCCGGTGTATCTCTCGACCAAGAACACGATCCTCAAGGCGTACGACGGCCGGTTCAAGGACATCTTCCAGGAGGTCTTCGACGCGGAGTTCCGCGCAAGATTCGAGGCCGCGGGGCTCACCTACGAGCACCGGCTCATCGACGACATGGTCGCCGCGAGCCTCAAGTGGACCGGCGGGTACCTGTGGGCATGCAAGAACTACGACGGCGACGTGCAGTCGGACACGGTGGCACAAGGCTACGGTTCGCTTGGGCTGATGACGTCGGTCCTCACCTCGCCGGACGGCAAGGCCGTGGAAGCGGAAGCGGCCCACGGCACGGTCACGCGACACTACCGGTTGCACCAGCAGGGCAAGCCGACGTCGACGAACCCGATCGCGTCGATCTACGCGTGGACCCGCGGGCTGCAGTACCGCGGCCGGATGGACGAGACGCCGGCCGTAATGGACTTCGCGCTGTCGCTGGAACGCGTGTGCGTCGAAACGGTCGAGAGCGGCAAGATGACGAAAGATCTGGCGATCCTGATCGGCCCGAACGAGCCGTTTCTGACAACCGAGGCCTTCATGGACGAAATCGACAAGGGGCTCAAGCGCCGCGTCGTCTGA
- a CDS encoding DUF692 family protein, whose amino-acid sequence MPTLLGLGDTDLARRLIAGAAVRVDFLETGGPRAATAAGSGARLFVHNAVWNWSLAHPRALDEPGVLSATREILDRTAAPWLSVHLGFASTRVAADGPMMVPRSPVLPREAAQAAIARNARALAAALPVPLLFENLDYWPSGAYEYISEPGFITDVLEAAGTGFLLDLAHARVAAARLSLPIDEYLARLPLGRVRAVHVSGPRMRDGVLLDEHEPLSAEDDRLLRTVLDAAQPAAVTFEYHGTDPDAVRRELPRLRSLLEG is encoded by the coding sequence GTGCCCACGCTGCTGGGTCTCGGCGATACCGATCTCGCACGGCGGTTGATCGCCGGCGCGGCTGTCCGCGTGGACTTTCTCGAGACCGGCGGCCCGCGGGCGGCCACCGCCGCGGGTTCGGGGGCGCGGCTGTTCGTGCACAACGCGGTATGGAATTGGTCGCTCGCGCATCCGCGCGCGCTTGACGAGCCGGGCGTGTTGTCCGCGACCCGTGAAATTCTCGACCGGACCGCGGCGCCGTGGCTCAGCGTGCATCTCGGGTTCGCGTCGACGCGGGTCGCCGCGGACGGGCCGATGATGGTGCCGCGCTCCCCTGTGCTCCCGCGAGAGGCCGCGCAGGCCGCGATCGCCCGGAACGCCCGGGCGCTCGCGGCCGCCCTGCCGGTCCCGCTCTTGTTCGAGAACCTGGATTACTGGCCCTCGGGCGCCTACGAATACATATCCGAACCCGGGTTCATCACGGACGTACTCGAGGCGGCCGGCACGGGGTTTCTGCTCGACCTCGCGCACGCCCGCGTCGCCGCCGCCCGGCTGTCATTGCCCATCGATGAGTACCTGGCGCGGCTGCCGCTCGGGCGGGTCCGCGCCGTACACGTCAGCGGGCCGCGGATGCGCGACGGCGTGCTGCTCGATGAACACGAGCCCTTGAGCGCCGAGGACGACCGGCTGCTGCGAACGGTGCTCGACGCGGCCCAGCCGGCGGCCGTCACCTTCGAATATCACGGGACCGACCCCGACGCGGTGCGCCGGGAACTTCCCCGCCTGCGCTCTCTGCTCGAGGGGTGA
- a CDS encoding cob(I)yrinic acid a,c-diamide adenosyltransferase has protein sequence MTRIYTKTGDAGDTALFGGRRVPKSHPRVAAYGAIDELNAVLGVARATDPPASIAPVIEKLQHYLFDVGSELATPSEAATATAAHASRVTGAWVDALEREIDRLEDALPPLRAFILPGGTPTAAALHHARTVARRAERAIVTLAAHEPLNPELLKFVNRVSDLLFVLARAANQAAGRPDVEWRQTR, from the coding sequence GTGACGCGGATCTACACGAAGACCGGCGACGCGGGCGACACCGCCCTGTTCGGCGGCCGGCGCGTCCCCAAGAGCCATCCGCGGGTGGCCGCGTACGGCGCAATCGACGAGCTCAACGCGGTGCTCGGGGTGGCGCGTGCGACGGATCCGCCCGCGTCCATTGCGCCCGTGATCGAGAAGCTGCAGCACTACTTGTTCGACGTCGGGTCGGAGCTGGCGACCCCGTCCGAGGCCGCGACCGCAACGGCCGCGCACGCGAGCCGTGTCACCGGCGCCTGGGTCGACGCGCTGGAGCGCGAGATCGACCGGCTGGAGGACGCGCTGCCGCCGCTCCGGGCGTTCATCCTGCCGGGCGGAACGCCGACGGCCGCGGCGCTGCACCACGCCCGGACCGTGGCGCGGCGCGCGGAGCGAGCGATTGTGACGCTCGCCGCGCACGAGCCGCTGAACCCCGAGCTCCTCAAGTTCGTGAACCGCGTGTCCGACCTGCTGTTCGTCCTTGCGCGCGCGGCGAACCAGGCCGCCGGACGTCCCGACGTGGAGTGGCGGCAAACACGGTAG
- a CDS encoding S9 family peptidase: MIRAPHRMTIDHLVAIPVLNDPQLSPGGEQVAFTVTRADRAANTYRINLWLVPAAGGDPRQLTTAAAKETSPRWSPDGTRLVFVSDRNGDKQLWVISVGGGEARAITSGKVSPADPVWSPDGRWIAFVGKPEAARPREESDVKVISRLRYKQDGEGFWDGRWKQIFVVAAAGGRARQITTGDYDHLTPAWSPEGTMLAYAGNASPDADLSNTSDIWVLSIDGGSPRCLTNSRGPASVPAWSPDGRTIAYVGHDNACWAATNWGVWTVPAGGGEPVCLTAHEDRNVGHHIATDSRVHPPTGGLTWSRDGTRLIFMVSDGGNTQIASMAASPPTPGEGAGAAPRRAIRLETRGDHELIGCSLDAAARRAVCIESDPATPGEIAVFDLGSPLRRLTDLTGPALGPIALARPERFEFESLDGWTVEGWVMRPTNPVYGAKAPAVLEIHGGPHAAYGNAFFHEFQVLAAEGYGVVYLNPRGSQGYGERFTAATRHDWGGKDYEDLMRGLDRALAEHPWIDRERLGVAGGSYGGFMTNWIVGHTRRFRAGATMRSISNAYSQWGTSDLAYMKGMWEYPGDPWEAPQFYLERSPITYVREMRTPLLILHSEQDHRCPIEQGEQLFVALKKQGVPTLFVRFPNESHDLSRNGQPRHRLERLRHITAWFRQYLVSGGGEAAGQAAGTGRAAARADE; the protein is encoded by the coding sequence GTGATCCGGGCTCCACACCGCATGACGATCGACCACCTCGTCGCCATCCCGGTGCTCAACGACCCGCAGTTGTCGCCCGGCGGCGAGCAGGTCGCCTTCACCGTGACGCGGGCGGACCGCGCCGCCAACACCTACCGCATCAATCTGTGGCTCGTGCCGGCCGCGGGAGGAGACCCGCGCCAGCTCACGACGGCGGCCGCCAAGGAAACCTCTCCGCGATGGTCGCCGGATGGAACGCGCCTCGTCTTCGTCTCCGACCGGAACGGCGACAAGCAGCTCTGGGTCATCTCGGTCGGCGGGGGCGAAGCCCGCGCGATCACCTCCGGCAAGGTGTCGCCGGCGGATCCCGTCTGGTCGCCGGACGGCCGCTGGATCGCCTTCGTCGGGAAGCCGGAGGCCGCCCGCCCGCGCGAAGAGAGCGACGTCAAAGTCATCTCGCGCCTGCGCTACAAGCAGGACGGTGAAGGCTTCTGGGACGGCCGCTGGAAACAGATTTTCGTCGTGGCCGCCGCGGGGGGACGCGCGCGGCAGATCACGACGGGGGACTACGATCACCTGACGCCCGCGTGGTCGCCCGAGGGCACGATGCTCGCGTACGCCGGCAACGCCTCGCCCGACGCCGATCTTAGCAACACGTCGGATATTTGGGTGCTCTCGATCGACGGGGGATCGCCGCGGTGCCTTACCAACAGCCGCGGTCCGGCGTCCGTGCCCGCGTGGTCGCCGGACGGGCGGACCATCGCCTACGTCGGGCACGACAATGCCTGCTGGGCCGCCACGAACTGGGGGGTGTGGACGGTGCCCGCGGGCGGCGGTGAGCCGGTCTGCCTCACCGCGCACGAAGACCGGAACGTCGGTCACCACATCGCGACCGACTCGCGGGTCCACCCGCCGACGGGCGGTCTGACGTGGAGCCGCGACGGTACGCGTCTCATCTTCATGGTCTCCGACGGCGGCAATACACAAATCGCGTCGATGGCCGCGTCGCCGCCCACGCCCGGCGAGGGTGCCGGCGCGGCGCCCCGACGGGCGATCCGGCTCGAGACGCGCGGCGACCACGAGCTGATCGGCTGCTCGCTCGATGCCGCGGCGCGGCGCGCGGTCTGTATCGAGAGCGACCCGGCCACGCCGGGTGAGATCGCCGTATTCGACCTCGGGAGTCCGCTGCGCCGCCTGACCGACCTCACCGGCCCGGCGCTGGGTCCGATCGCGCTCGCGCGGCCCGAACGCTTCGAATTCGAGAGCCTGGACGGGTGGACGGTGGAAGGGTGGGTGATGCGCCCGACCAACCCGGTGTACGGCGCGAAGGCGCCGGCCGTACTGGAGATTCACGGCGGGCCGCATGCCGCCTACGGCAACGCGTTCTTCCACGAATTCCAAGTGCTGGCGGCGGAGGGGTACGGCGTCGTCTACCTCAACCCCCGCGGCAGCCAAGGGTACGGGGAGCGGTTCACCGCGGCGACGCGCCACGACTGGGGCGGCAAGGACTACGAGGATTTGATGCGCGGGCTCGACCGCGCCCTGGCCGAACATCCGTGGATCGACCGCGAGCGGCTTGGCGTCGCCGGCGGCAGCTACGGCGGCTTCATGACCAACTGGATCGTTGGGCACACGCGGCGGTTCCGGGCCGGGGCGACGATGCGCAGCATCAGCAACGCCTACAGCCAGTGGGGGACCTCCGACCTCGCCTACATGAAAGGCATGTGGGAGTACCCGGGCGATCCGTGGGAGGCGCCGCAATTCTACCTCGAGCGCTCGCCGATTACGTACGTGCGCGAGATGCGCACGCCGCTCTTGATCCTGCACAGCGAGCAGGACCACCGCTGTCCGATCGAGCAGGGCGAACAGCTCTTCGTCGCGCTCAAGAAGCAGGGGGTACCGACTCTGTTCGTGCGCTTCCCGAACGAGAGCCACGACCTCTCCAGAAACGGACAGCCGCGCCACCGTCTCGAACGGCTGCGCCACATCACCGCGTGGTTTCGGCAGTACCTCGTATCCGGCGGCGGCGAGGCGGCGGGGCAGGCGGCGGGTACCGGGCGCGCCGCCGCGCGGGCGGACGAGTGA
- a CDS encoding metallophosphoesterase family protein codes for MRYAVISDIHANMEALQAVLADAAPRSPDGYLCLGDVVGYGPDPNACVERVRRLGGAVIAGNHDRGAVGQLAAAAFSPLARAAIEWTAQELTEDNRAYLAALPERCDTPAFVAVHGSPRRPVEEYILDLPTALAVFAEADFRVCLAGHTHVAGVFARHPNGHLRTEALPPEAPFDLAAASRYIINPGSVGQPRDGDPRAAYLVFDDARLQAVLHRVAYPIAATQAKMARRGLPTLLSRRLAAGV; via the coding sequence GTGCGCTACGCGGTCATTTCGGATATCCACGCGAACATGGAGGCCCTGCAGGCCGTGCTCGCCGACGCGGCGCCGCGTTCGCCGGACGGATATCTGTGCCTCGGCGACGTCGTGGGCTACGGCCCGGACCCCAACGCCTGCGTCGAGCGGGTGCGCCGCCTCGGGGGAGCGGTGATCGCGGGCAACCACGATCGCGGCGCGGTCGGCCAGCTCGCGGCCGCGGCGTTCTCACCGCTCGCACGGGCGGCGATTGAATGGACCGCGCAGGAGCTGACCGAGGACAACCGCGCCTACCTCGCGGCGCTGCCCGAGCGTTGCGACACCCCGGCATTCGTCGCGGTGCACGGCAGTCCGCGGCGTCCTGTCGAGGAGTACATTCTGGACCTGCCCACCGCCCTCGCGGTATTCGCCGAGGCCGACTTCCGCGTGTGTCTCGCCGGGCACACGCACGTCGCGGGGGTCTTTGCCCGGCATCCGAACGGGCACCTCAGGACCGAGGCGCTGCCTCCCGAGGCGCCCTTCGATCTCGCCGCCGCCTCCCGCTACATCATCAATCCCGGCAGCGTCGGCCAGCCGCGTGACGGCGATCCCCGCGCCGCCTATCTCGTGTTCGACGATGCGAGGCTTCAGGCCGTGCTCCACCGCGTCGCCTATCCGATCGCCGCGACGCAGGCGAAGATGGCACGGCGCGGCCTGCCGACGCTCTTGTCGCGCCGCCTCGCGGCGGGTGTCTAG
- the hisIE gene encoding bifunctional phosphoribosyl-AMP cyclohydrolase/phosphoribosyl-ATP diphosphatase HisIE, with amino-acid sequence MNDADRVIYDASGLVTVVAQDAATGEVLMVAHMTREALERTLATGQAWYWSRSRRQLWRKGETSGHTQRVVEVRGDCDGDAILLKVEQTGPACHTGHRSCFFRSVAPDGRLAGGPAGAVAETPRTAGPEILTELAAVLAERRRAPAAGSYTAGLFTAGVARLNEKVMEEAAEVARAARKETSRRLVEETADLWFHSLVLLVHQGISPTEIFTELARRRR; translated from the coding sequence ATGAACGACGCCGATCGGGTGATCTACGACGCTTCCGGACTGGTGACGGTGGTGGCGCAGGATGCCGCGACCGGAGAGGTGCTGATGGTCGCGCACATGACGCGAGAGGCCCTCGAGCGCACTCTCGCCACCGGTCAGGCATGGTACTGGAGCCGCAGCCGGCGGCAGTTGTGGCGGAAGGGCGAGACCTCCGGCCACACCCAGCGCGTCGTGGAAGTACGGGGCGACTGCGACGGCGACGCGATTTTATTGAAGGTGGAGCAAACGGGGCCGGCCTGCCATACGGGACACCGCTCGTGCTTCTTCCGCTCGGTCGCGCCCGACGGCCGTCTGGCCGGCGGTCCGGCGGGGGCGGTCGCGGAGACCCCGCGGACGGCCGGGCCCGAGATCCTCACAGAGTTGGCCGCCGTGCTCGCCGAGCGCCGGCGAGCGCCCGCCGCGGGCTCATACACCGCCGGATTGTTCACCGCAGGCGTGGCACGGCTCAACGAGAAGGTGATGGAAGAAGCCGCGGAAGTCGCGCGGGCGGCGCGCAAGGAGACTTCCCGCCGTCTTGTGGAAGAGACCGCCGACCTCTGGTTCCACTCGCTCGTCCTGCTCGTGCACCAAGGCATCAGCCCGACCGAAATCTTCACAGAGCTGGCCCGGCGGAGGCGCTGA
- the hisF gene encoding imidazole glycerol phosphate synthase subunit HisF, translated as MLARRVVACLDVKDGRVVKGTRFVDLRDAGDPVELATVYDREGADEVVLLDITASHEGRGIMETIVRRTAEVLTIPFTVGGGLAAVEDLRRMLRAGADKVGINTAAVRRPELIREGAEQFGSQCIVVAIDAQRAGPGPGARTASPRWDVFTHGGRRATGLDAVEWAARAAALGAGEILLTSMDQDGREDGFDLDLVRAVTRAVRIPVIASGGAGAPRHFVEAVTAADADAVLAASVFHYRTHSIAAVKAAMAAAGILVRPAGRPAAGGGHV; from the coding sequence ATGCTCGCGCGCCGCGTCGTCGCGTGCCTCGACGTGAAGGACGGCCGCGTCGTCAAAGGGACGCGCTTCGTCGATCTGCGCGACGCCGGCGACCCGGTGGAACTCGCTACGGTCTATGATCGCGAGGGGGCCGATGAGGTGGTCTTGCTCGACATTACCGCGAGCCATGAGGGCCGCGGGATCATGGAAACGATCGTCCGGCGGACCGCGGAGGTGCTGACGATTCCCTTCACCGTGGGCGGCGGGCTGGCGGCCGTCGAGGACCTCCGCCGCATGCTGCGCGCCGGCGCGGACAAAGTCGGCATCAATACCGCGGCGGTCCGGCGCCCCGAGTTGATCCGCGAGGGCGCCGAGCAGTTCGGCAGCCAGTGTATCGTGGTGGCGATCGATGCGCAGCGCGCCGGCCCCGGACCCGGCGCCCGCACCGCGTCGCCGCGATGGGACGTCTTCACGCACGGGGGCCGCCGCGCGACCGGATTGGATGCGGTCGAGTGGGCGGCGCGCGCCGCGGCGCTGGGGGCCGGGGAGATCCTCCTGACCAGCATGGACCAGGACGGTCGCGAGGACGGGTTCGATCTCGACCTGGTGCGGGCCGTGACGAGGGCCGTCCGGATCCCGGTGATCGCGTCGGGCGGGGCTGGCGCGCCCCGGCACTTCGTAGAGGCGGTCACGGCCGCCGACGCCGACGCGGTCCTGGCCGCGTCTGTGTTTCATTACCGGACGCACAGCATCGCGGCGGTGAAAGCCGCGATGGCGGCCGCGGGGATCCTCGTCCGGCCGGCAGGACGCCCCGCGGCCGGAGGTGGGCACGTATGA
- the hisA gene encoding 1-(5-phosphoribosyl)-5-[(5-phosphoribosylamino)methylideneamino]imidazole-4-carboxamide isomerase: MLVLPAVDIRGGKAVRLIQGERRRERVYDDDPVAAARRWTSAGARWLHVVDLDGAFAGSPGNPDAVGRILAEAGVPVEVGGGVRDLATIERLLDAGAARVILGTAAVSAPELLRAACARFGGRIAAAIDARDGRVVTEGWTAATPLTVAEAAARVVGAGARRIVYTDTRRDGMLGGPDVASLEPFLAAAAVPVIVAGGVTSAGDLRRLRRLEPAGLEGAVVGRALYEGSVRLQDLLAAAAGDRGPA; encoded by the coding sequence GTGTTGGTGCTGCCGGCGGTTGACATCCGCGGCGGCAAGGCCGTGCGGCTGATTCAGGGCGAGCGGCGCCGCGAGCGCGTGTACGACGATGATCCGGTGGCGGCCGCCCGCCGCTGGACGTCGGCCGGCGCGCGCTGGCTGCACGTGGTGGACCTCGACGGCGCGTTCGCCGGGAGCCCCGGCAACCCCGACGCCGTCGGCCGCATTCTGGCCGAGGCCGGCGTCCCGGTCGAGGTCGGCGGAGGTGTGCGCGACCTCGCGACGATCGAGCGGCTGCTCGACGCCGGCGCGGCCCGCGTGATCCTCGGGACGGCCGCGGTGAGCGCGCCCGAGCTGCTCCGCGCGGCCTGCGCGCGTTTCGGCGGGCGGATCGCGGCGGCGATCGACGCGCGCGACGGCCGCGTTGTCACCGAAGGGTGGACGGCCGCGACACCGCTCACGGTGGCGGAGGCCGCGGCCCGGGTCGTCGGGGCCGGCGCGCGGCGCATCGTCTACACGGACACGCGCCGCGACGGCATGCTCGGCGGCCCCGACGTGGCGTCGCTCGAGCCCTTCCTGGCGGCGGCCGCGGTCCCCGTGATCGTCGCAGGCGGCGTGACGTCCGCCGGCGATCTGCGACGCCTCCGCCGGCTCGAGCCCGCGGGGCTGGAAGGGGCGGTCGTGGGGCGCGCGCTGTACGAAGGCAGCGTGCGGCTGCAGGACCTTCTCGCCGCGGCGGCCGGCGATCGGGGGCCGGCATGA
- the hisH gene encoding imidazole glycerol phosphate synthase subunit HisH, with protein sequence MIVVADYGAGNLHSIGMGLRRRGLDVRVTDDPGDLDAAAALVVPGDGAFGPAMARLTDAGFAERIRAYVRSGRPFLGICLGMQLLFDESVEAGVTRGLGVLPGRVVRLPDSVKVPHMGWNQLRVERTCPLLDGVASGDYVYFVHSYYCAPSDPTLVAATCSYGADIAAVAGRGNLWATQFHPEKSGEVGERILNNFARWAAGVGAAGG encoded by the coding sequence GTGATCGTGGTCGCCGACTACGGCGCCGGCAACCTCCACAGCATCGGGATGGGGCTGCGCCGGCGCGGCCTGGACGTCCGGGTGACCGACGATCCTGGGGATCTGGATGCGGCCGCGGCGCTCGTCGTGCCCGGCGACGGCGCGTTCGGGCCGGCGATGGCCCGGCTGACCGACGCGGGGTTCGCGGAGCGGATTCGCGCGTACGTCCGGTCCGGGCGGCCCTTCCTCGGCATCTGCCTCGGGATGCAGCTCCTCTTCGATGAGAGCGTCGAAGCCGGCGTGACCCGGGGGCTCGGCGTCCTGCCGGGCCGGGTCGTCCGGCTGCCGGATTCCGTGAAGGTGCCGCACATGGGTTGGAATCAGCTGCGGGTGGAGCGGACGTGCCCGCTGCTCGACGGTGTTGCTTCGGGGGACTACGTCTATTTCGTGCACTCGTACTACTGCGCGCCCTCGGATCCCACGCTCGTGGCTGCGACCTGCTCGTACGGGGCCGACATCGCCGCGGTGGCCGGCCGCGGCAATCTCTGGGCGACGCAGTTCCACCCGGAGAAGTCGGGCGAGGTCGGCGAACGGATCCTGAACAACTTCGCGCGGTGGGCCGCCGGTGTTGGTGCTGCCGGCGGTTGA
- the hisB gene encoding imidazoleglycerol-phosphate dehydratase HisB, with protein MSPVQRDGAAEEAAARVGRASRATGETKVDVRWNLDGTGDAEIATGVPFLDHMLEQIARHGRFDLVVAASGDLEVDAHHTVEDVGIALGRAFKDAISGGAGIFRYADAHAPLDEALVLAVVDVSGRPFLRYAVPLARQRLGAYDTDLTEEFFRAFAVNAGITLHLMLLHGRNAHHIIEAAFKAVALALDRATGRDPRVAGVPSTKGTLE; from the coding sequence GTGAGCCCCGTCCAGCGGGACGGCGCGGCCGAGGAGGCCGCGGCGCGTGTCGGCCGCGCGTCGCGCGCGACCGGCGAGACCAAGGTGGACGTCCGCTGGAACCTCGACGGGACGGGCGATGCGGAGATCGCGACGGGCGTGCCCTTTCTCGATCACATGCTGGAGCAGATCGCGCGCCACGGGCGGTTTGATCTGGTCGTCGCGGCGTCCGGCGACCTCGAGGTCGACGCGCACCACACGGTCGAGGACGTCGGGATCGCGCTGGGCCGGGCGTTCAAGGACGCGATCAGCGGCGGCGCCGGCATCTTCCGGTACGCGGACGCGCACGCGCCGCTCGACGAGGCGCTGGTCCTCGCGGTGGTGGACGTGAGCGGCCGGCCGTTCCTCCGTTACGCGGTGCCTCTCGCGCGCCAGCGCCTCGGCGCCTACGACACGGATCTCACGGAAGAGTTCTTCCGCGCTTTCGCCGTGAACGCGGGGATCACGCTGCACCTCATGCTCCTCCACGGCCGGAACGCCCATCACATCATCGAAGCGGCGTTCAAGGCCGTCGCGCTCGCACTGGACCGCGCGACGGGACGCGATCCGCGCGTCGCCGGCGTGCCGTCGACGAAGGGAACGCTCGAGTGA
- the hisD gene encoding histidinol dehydrogenase, whose product MDVVRLADAPPDRLQQILRRSSAEIFDPARVAHVAGIIADVERRGDAAIVDYTAQYDKVTLTPERLAVARTEVRKAYDEIDDGLRTALAASIARARRYNERLRPAGLTLDELEPGITAGVKWTPIDAAGVYVPSGKGTFPSTLVTLVTPAVVAGVEEIAVVVPPRPDGSVDPAILVAADMLGVPRVYRCNGVAGIAGLASGTATLPRVRVLGGPGNPYVTAAQIAVQSRGVRLLSVLGPTESMILADETADADRLALDLLNEAEHGTDSAAVLVTVSEALIDDVQERLPRYLARIPARRRAFAEAALRGYGGAILARSMEEAIAFVNLYAPEHLQIATRDPLGTLGTIRHAGEVLLGQDTPFSAGNYAIGVPAALPTSGFARVASGVTVMSYLKATSVAALDARGLAAVRPVVERLGRYEDFPAHVLAVTARGVDE is encoded by the coding sequence GTGGACGTCGTCCGTCTCGCCGATGCGCCGCCCGACCGCCTGCAGCAAATTTTGCGGCGGTCGAGCGCCGAGATCTTCGACCCGGCGCGCGTCGCGCACGTCGCCGGCATCATCGCCGACGTCGAGCGGCGCGGGGACGCGGCGATCGTGGACTACACCGCGCAGTACGACAAGGTCACCCTCACGCCGGAGCGCCTCGCCGTGGCGCGGACGGAGGTGCGGAAGGCGTACGATGAGATCGACGACGGGCTGCGCACCGCGCTCGCCGCGTCGATCGCGCGCGCGCGGCGCTACAACGAACGCCTGCGTCCCGCCGGTCTCACGCTCGACGAGTTGGAGCCGGGCATCACGGCCGGCGTGAAGTGGACGCCGATCGACGCCGCGGGCGTGTACGTTCCGAGCGGGAAGGGCACGTTTCCCTCGACGCTCGTGACCCTCGTCACGCCGGCGGTCGTCGCCGGGGTGGAGGAGATCGCCGTCGTCGTCCCGCCGCGGCCCGACGGCAGCGTCGACCCGGCGATCTTGGTCGCCGCGGACATGCTCGGCGTTCCGCGGGTCTACCGGTGCAACGGCGTGGCCGGCATCGCGGGGCTGGCGTCGGGCACCGCCACCCTGCCGCGCGTCCGGGTCCTCGGCGGTCCCGGCAACCCCTACGTGACCGCCGCGCAGATCGCCGTGCAGTCCCGAGGCGTCCGCCTCCTGTCGGTGCTCGGGCCGACCGAGTCGATGATCCTCGCCGACGAGACGGCGGACGCGGACCGGCTCGCGCTCGACCTCTTGAACGAAGCGGAACACGGCACGGACTCCGCGGCCGTTCTCGTGACGGTCTCCGAAGCGCTGATCGACGATGTCCAGGAGCGTCTGCCGCGGTATCTCGCGCGGATTCCGGCGCGCCGCCGCGCCTTCGCGGAGGCGGCGCTGCGCGGCTACGGCGGCGCGATTCTGGCCCGGTCGATGGAAGAAGCGATCGCGTTCGTCAATCTGTACGCGCCCGAGCATCTGCAGATCGCGACGCGCGATCCGCTCGGGACCCTGGGCACCATCCGGCACGCCGGCGAAGTGCTGCTCGGACAAGACACGCCGTTCTCGGCCGGCAACTACGCCATCGGCGTCCCCGCCGCGCTGCCCACGTCCGGGTTCGCCCGGGTCGCTTCGGGGGTGACCGTGATGAGCTACCTCAAGGCGACTTCGGTGGCCGCCCTGGACGCGCGCGGGCTGGCCGCGGTCCGTCCGGTCGTCGAGCGGCTCGGGCGGTATGAGGACTTTCCGGCGCACGTCCTCGCGGTGACCGCCCGCGGGGTGGACGAGTGA